The Chitinophaga lutea genome contains the following window.
CCGTTCCGTTTCACCGGCAACAGGCGGCTGCTGTGCGTGATGATCGGTTCTCCGTCCGGAATGAGCTGCCAGCGCCCTATATATTCGTCGAATTGCATTCGTAAATCTAAAGAATATGCCCTAATTTCAATACCACCTCGAAAACCCGCTGCATGAAAAAACGTCTGACCTTATCGATGCTGGGAGCAAGAGACTGGCCCGCGCTGCTGCTGTGGTTCGGGCTATCGGCCGCCGTGGCGGCCAAAGAGCTGCTGGTGCACAACATGAACAACTACATCATTTTTAAACATGTATTCCTGCATGTGCGCGCGCAGCAGCCGCTGTACATTCCCTACCCCGAGTATTTCGACGTTAACATGTATGGTCCGCTGTTCAGCCTGATCATCGCCCCTTTCGCACTACTGCCGGATGCAGCGGGCGCTTTTCTATGGGTGATGGCGAATGCCGCGTTCCTTTACATCGCGATCCGGCAACTACCGCTGAACCGCATCCAGCAAAACCTCATCCTGATCTTTTCCAGCCACGAACTGATGGCGGCCAGCAGTTACTTCCAGTTCAACCCGGCCATTGCCGCCTGCCTGATACTGAGCTTTACATGTATCTTAAAAGGGAAAGATTTTTGGGCGGCTTTTCTTATCATGGCCGGCACGTTCACCAAGCTGTACGGCATCGCAGGACTTGCTTTTTTCTTCTTCAGCCGAAACCGCCTCCGGCTGACCGGCAGCCTGGTGCTGTGGGCAGCGGTCATGTTCGCACTACCGCTGGCGCTTGCGCCCATGGCGTATATTTTGCGCACCTACCACGAATGGATGGCCGCACTCCTGGAAAAGAACGATAAGAATTACCGCTTCCATGAGGGGATCGTGCTGCAGAACATTTCCGCGATGGGTTTTATACAACGGGTATTCCGGCTGCCTGCCCTGAGTAACTGGTGGGTGCTGGGGCCGGGCCTGCTGCTTTTCTTTTCGCAATACAGCCGCCTGCGGTGGAAGGAACATCCCCGTTACCAATTGTACCTGCTGGCCTCTACCCTGCTGTTTACGGTGCTATTCAGCACCAGTTCCGAATCGCCCACCTACATCATCGCATTCCCGGCAGTGTGCATCTGGTATGTGCTGCAGCCAGCCACCAAATGGAACAATGCGTTATTCATTTTCATACTCATCGGCACCAGTTTTTCACATTCGGATTTGGTGACGCCCTGGGTCAAAAAGAACATCGTGCTTCCTTATGCATTCAAAGCCTTTCCCTGCCTGCTGCTATGGCTGATACTGGTGTACCAGGTACTGCGCGGGCAATTCCTGCGCCTGCGCCCGTCATGAGGTTATTTTTTACGGTGGTGCTGTACCGACCAATGAATCCCCTGTTGTAACAGTTTCCTGTAATTGGGATTGGCAAAGGCTTCCGGGCCATGCCCCAGCTGAATGAACAGCACATCGGTATTGGCATAATGATTGACCCAGCCGATGTACCGCGAACTGCCGGGATGCGTGGTGCTCAGCAGCGGGTGGATACCGGGCTGTATACCGAAGTTGCCGTACACCTCATCGTATATTTCGAAATCCTGCAGCCCTTTGGTAACAGGGTGTTGCCGGTCTTCTATCTTCACGGGGATCACCACATCGTGCTGATAACTGGATGTAAGGGTATCTCCATTCACCAGCGTCGCTTTTTCATAGTATTTGCCGCCAAGGATGTGCTGAAACTCGTTCCAGTTACGTTGGTACGAAACAAGGGCATGATGCAGGAAGATCATGGCCGTGCCCTTTTGCAGCAATTGCAGGTAGGCCTGTTGCTGCTGCGGGGTGATGGAATCGTACATATCGTAAAATACCAGCGCGTCGTACTTTTTCACCGCCGGTGCAGCGATGAGCTCGTTGGCCTGCGGCTGCGCCAGTTTATCGTAGGTGATACCGGCCAGGGAGTCGAACATCTGGTAAAAAGGCACCTGTTTAAAGCCGTGACCGCCAGTAATAACGAGAATATGTGCTTTTTGCTGCGCCGTGCATACGATACTGCACAATAGCAGGATGATGGCTGCTGTTGCTGCTTTCATAACGGGGAAATTTACAGTAAGGTAAGAAATTTCGCTAATTTTGCGGGGAGCATGAAAGTCGAAAAATTCTTTCCGTCACCTGCATTGAAGCCATTTATAAAGGCTTACCTCATTGTTGAAAGTGAGCAGGAAGCCGACAGCAAAACCATTCCCGACACGGCTATCGTGATGGCGTTCCGTTATGCGGGGAATGTGCTCAGGAAAGAAGACGGACAGCTCGAGAACATCCCCGCCACGGCCATTTCCGGCCTGCGCAAATCGGCCCGCCTATTTAACTATCAGCGCCAAACCGGCAACCTCCTGGTGATACTGAACGAAGGCGGCATCGCCGCGTTTTCCGGCCTGCCGGCACATGAGCTGTTCGGGCTCAGTATTTCGTCAGACAACCTGTTTCCCGTCGCATCGCTCCGTGAAATCCTGGAGCGCCTCGCCGAAGCGAAGTCGCACCGCCACCGGGTGGGTGTGATGGAAACATTTTTGTTAAAACACCTGGCGGTACGGAAAGCGGATCCGCTGATCGGTGAGGCCATTCAACGGATACAGGCGCAGAACGGGCTGGCGCGGATCAAAGACCTGGCTGCTTCGCTGCACATCAGCCAGGACCCGTTTGAAAAAAGATTCCGGCACCTCATCGGCGCCAGCCCTAAACAATACGCGTCTATCATCCGGCTCCGGAACGTCATCAGCCGCTATCCCCACTCCCCTTCCCTGACCGCCGCTTCGTACGATGCGGGTTACTTCGATCAGTCGCATTTCATCAAAGATTTCCGCCTGTTTACCGGGCAATCGCCAAAAGACTTTTTCAAGTCGGAGCCCTTCTGGTAAATATCCCTCTCAAATCAATGATTTTTTACAATTCCACGGGGCGCCCGGCGGGTAACTTTGTCAAAAAAACAATGAAAACGATATGTATCGGGGCCATGCTGTTCACCGGCATCCTGCCTGCCCACGCTATCCATCCTATCACAAAAACAGTTATCATGACGAACGAAAAAACCGCTGTGCATCATCCGCACGAGACAACTCCATCCGCAACAGTGAACAACCCTGTTATACCTCCCCCGCACGAAGAACCTGCCACAGCCAGCAACAAAGCTGCCGTACGACGGTTGTATGAAGAAGCGCTGAACAAAAGGAACATGACGATATTACCTGCGCTGGTATCGCCGGAATACAGCCTCGGCGACCATCAGGGGCCAGCCGGGTTTGAAGCCTCACTGGCGCCGCTGATCAAAGCCTTCCCCGATATGCAATGGCATATTGAATCGATTGTAGCGGAGGGCGACCAGGTAGCGGTGAGCTGGTATTGGGAAGGCACGCACGCCGCGCAGTACCTTCACTATCCAGCCACCGGGAAAAAAGTGAGAAACACCGGCATCGGGATCCATACGTTCAAAGACGGGAAACTGTTCCGCTCCCAACTGATGACCGACCGTCTTGGATTTTTACAGTCGCTCGACGTGCTGCCTGCTACCATACCTGCTCCCGCCGCTAAAAACGGACAGGTGAGCTTCATCGACAAATTCCTCGTACCACCCGCCGCCATACAGGAATTCCGGGAAAGGACCCGCATCAACCGCGCATTCATCAAAACGCTGCCCGGCTTCATCGACGACGCTGCGTATGAATACAACGACGAAAAGGGCAACCTCGTTTGCGTAACAGTGGCGCAATGGGAAAGCCGCGAAGCCCTTGCGAAGGCAAAAGCAGCTGTACAGGTGCTATATCAGCAGCAGGGTTTTGATCCGGCAGCGATGTTCAAACGCCTGAACATCATGGCGGACAGGGGAGTTTATACCGAAACGGCGGAGTGAGGGCTTAACAAGCCGGTTTGCTCAGACGACTATCACGGCGGACAGGGTAGTTTATACCGAAGTGGCGGAGCGAAGATTTGATGAACCGGTTTGATCCCGTGAACATCACGGCAGACCGGGGAGTTTGTAACGAATCCTCGAAGAGAAGATTTAATGCGCCCTTAACGATGACCTCCGGCTTGTACAAGACAACAACGCTCAACAACGGCCGGTAAGTTGTAAGCAGAAAAGTCTCTTCACAAATGGGTGCTTTGAAAGCATCCATTTGTTTTTTCAGCCGATCTGTTTCCAGTAGATGATCGTTCCGGTGAGGCCGCCATGGGGCTTGAGCGCATAGCCGGGAATTTCGCCGGCGGCTTGGAATCCCAATCCTTCATACAATCCCGATGCCCCGCCATCGGTGGCCGTATCCAGTGTGAGCAGGGTGCGGCCTTGCTCCACCGCCAGCTGTTCCGCCGCCACCATCAATGCACGGGCGATGCCTTTGCCGCGGTATTGCACGCGGGTCATCAGTTTTGCGATTTCGGCGCGGTGAGGCTGGTTGGGTGGACATTGCAGCAGCAACGTCACTGTGCCAGCCAGTACCGTTCCATCGTAGATACCGAGGATAACCCTTTCGCCGCGCGCCGCAGCGTCGAGTGAGCTTTCCCAGAACGCCGATGCTTCCTCCCTTGCCAGCGGATGCATAAAACTGACGGAGCCGCCGTTGGCCACAGTTTCGATGATCAGGCCAGCCAGGTCGCTGATGGTTTGCGTTGATTTGTTGAGCCGGA
Protein-coding sequences here:
- a CDS encoding ester cyclase, with the protein product MKTICIGAMLFTGILPAHAIHPITKTVIMTNEKTAVHHPHETTPSATVNNPVIPPPHEEPATASNKAAVRRLYEEALNKRNMTILPALVSPEYSLGDHQGPAGFEASLAPLIKAFPDMQWHIESIVAEGDQVAVSWYWEGTHAAQYLHYPATGKKVRNTGIGIHTFKDGKLFRSQLMTDRLGFLQSLDVLPATIPAPAAKNGQVSFIDKFLVPPAAIQEFRERTRINRAFIKTLPGFIDDAAYEYNDEKGNLVCVTVAQWESREALAKAKAAVQVLYQQQGFDPAAMFKRLNIMADRGVYTETAE
- a CDS encoding GNAT family N-acetyltransferase yields the protein MASTFNIIRLNKSTQTISDLAGLIIETVANGGSVSFMHPLAREEASAFWESSLDAAARGERVILGIYDGTVLAGTVTLLLQCPPNQPHRAEIAKLMTRVQYRGKGIARALMVAAEQLAVEQGRTLLTLDTATDGGASGLYEGLGFQAAGEIPGYALKPHGGLTGTIIYWKQIG
- a CDS encoding ThuA domain-containing protein → MKAATAAIILLLCSIVCTAQQKAHILVITGGHGFKQVPFYQMFDSLAGITYDKLAQPQANELIAAPAVKKYDALVFYDMYDSITPQQQQAYLQLLQKGTAMIFLHHALVSYQRNWNEFQHILGGKYYEKATLVNGDTLTSSYQHDVVIPVKIEDRQHPVTKGLQDFEIYDEVYGNFGIQPGIHPLLSTTHPGSSRYIGWVNHYANTDVLFIQLGHGPEAFANPNYRKLLQQGIHWSVQHHRKK
- a CDS encoding glycosyltransferase family 87 protein — protein: MKKRLTLSMLGARDWPALLLWFGLSAAVAAKELLVHNMNNYIIFKHVFLHVRAQQPLYIPYPEYFDVNMYGPLFSLIIAPFALLPDAAGAFLWVMANAAFLYIAIRQLPLNRIQQNLILIFSSHELMAASSYFQFNPAIAACLILSFTCILKGKDFWAAFLIMAGTFTKLYGIAGLAFFFFSRNRLRLTGSLVLWAAVMFALPLALAPMAYILRTYHEWMAALLEKNDKNYRFHEGIVLQNISAMGFIQRVFRLPALSNWWVLGPGLLLFFSQYSRLRWKEHPRYQLYLLASTLLFTVLFSTSSESPTYIIAFPAVCIWYVLQPATKWNNALFIFILIGTSFSHSDLVTPWVKKNIVLPYAFKAFPCLLLWLILVYQVLRGQFLRLRPS
- a CDS encoding helix-turn-helix domain-containing protein; this encodes MKVEKFFPSPALKPFIKAYLIVESEQEADSKTIPDTAIVMAFRYAGNVLRKEDGQLENIPATAISGLRKSARLFNYQRQTGNLLVILNEGGIAAFSGLPAHELFGLSISSDNLFPVASLREILERLAEAKSHRHRVGVMETFLLKHLAVRKADPLIGEAIQRIQAQNGLARIKDLAASLHISQDPFEKRFRHLIGASPKQYASIIRLRNVISRYPHSPSLTAASYDAGYFDQSHFIKDFRLFTGQSPKDFFKSEPFW